The proteins below are encoded in one region of Winogradskyella helgolandensis:
- a CDS encoding tetratricopeptide repeat protein: protein MTLKSLINVALFFIVCSASAQNMQEGFTYLETGKYKQAETFFNTILKDYPNNKTARLCYGRAIGLNGQPEEAYTLFTDLLADYPNDFEVKLNYGESLLWNSNFTDAKVYYQGLVNEDPKSFAALLGFANTLSNLKEYEAALTMVNNALEVSPGNPNALVSKKYIYLGYAYQNQQAQNYDKAELLLTKNLELFGDDKDTLLNLANLYLIWNKLDSAKTMYNRLAEQPEHKIIALNGLALVEHLNGKEKKALELSTEAYKSLTATTDSNITQQTTERYAQALIWNKKFKAATTLIDTLNTEHSNENWALALRATLNIYKSNFKESLKDYNTILANDSTSFDGNLGKANVLKALGYYDDAYTSAENTLKFYDNQKDAVNFISKLDNNFAPVLESSASHTYDNGDNKAFAFSNAVEFPLSTKFKLLGNYNYRTTSNTVTDVSANSNNLSLGLGYQLLPSITFKGTAGITAAKAESTDYTQLLTDISFNIKSFKRQTLDIGYKRQVESFNAELLDQELVQNNYYANYNLSTNFNLGWFTQLMHTSQNDGNKRNLLFTSLYYNLLPKPALKVGVNYQHITFKEQVPTIYFSPEKFNVYEVFMNVIKNEDSSKPKSWFYNLTAAYGYQFIEDDEKQSTYRFQGAFGYKFSERSLLNVYGTHSNIASATAAGFTFTEVGLRFKWQFMK, encoded by the coding sequence ATGACTTTGAAATCACTTATTAATGTAGCCTTATTTTTTATCGTATGTAGTGCGTCAGCACAAAACATGCAAGAGGGTTTTACCTATTTAGAAACCGGAAAATACAAGCAGGCCGAAACATTTTTTAATACCATATTAAAGGACTATCCTAATAATAAGACGGCACGTTTGTGTTATGGTCGTGCTATTGGACTGAATGGACAACCCGAAGAAGCCTATACCTTATTCACTGACTTACTTGCGGATTATCCAAATGATTTTGAAGTAAAACTAAATTATGGTGAGTCCTTATTATGGAATAGCAACTTTACCGATGCTAAAGTGTATTACCAAGGTTTAGTGAATGAAGACCCAAAGAGTTTTGCTGCGTTATTAGGTTTTGCCAACACCCTTTCTAACTTAAAAGAATATGAAGCGGCTTTAACCATGGTGAATAACGCTTTAGAAGTTTCACCAGGCAACCCAAATGCTTTAGTCTCTAAAAAGTATATCTATTTAGGCTATGCGTACCAAAACCAACAAGCTCAAAATTATGATAAGGCTGAACTACTTTTAACCAAAAATCTTGAATTATTTGGTGATGATAAAGACACTTTATTAAACTTAGCAAATCTCTATTTAATATGGAATAAACTCGACAGTGCGAAAACCATGTACAACCGTTTGGCTGAACAACCAGAGCATAAAATTATTGCTTTAAACGGTTTGGCTTTAGTAGAACACTTAAATGGTAAAGAAAAGAAAGCTTTAGAATTAAGTACTGAAGCCTATAAGAGTTTAACCGCAACTACAGACAGTAATATTACGCAACAAACCACAGAACGTTATGCACAAGCTTTAATCTGGAATAAAAAATTCAAAGCGGCAACCACTTTAATAGACACTTTAAATACAGAACACTCCAATGAAAATTGGGCATTGGCCTTACGTGCCACTTTAAACATTTATAAAAGTAATTTTAAAGAAAGTTTAAAGGATTACAATACAATCTTGGCTAACGATAGCACGTCGTTTGATGGTAACTTAGGAAAAGCCAACGTGTTAAAAGCCTTAGGATATTATGATGATGCCTATACCTCAGCAGAAAACACCTTAAAATTTTACGACAACCAAAAGGATGCGGTTAACTTTATCAGTAAATTAGATAACAACTTTGCGCCCGTTTTAGAATCTAGCGCATCACATACCTATGATAATGGTGATAACAAAGCCTTCGCTTTTTCTAACGCTGTAGAATTTCCTTTATCTACTAAGTTTAAGCTTTTAGGAAATTACAATTACAGAACTACGAGCAATACTGTAACGGATGTCAGCGCCAATTCTAACAATTTATCCTTAGGGTTAGGTTACCAACTTTTACCAAGTATTACATTTAAGGGTACCGCAGGCATTACCGCTGCAAAAGCAGAAAGCACCGATTACACACAACTGTTGACTGACATTTCTTTTAATATCAAGTCTTTTAAACGTCAGACCTTAGATATTGGTTACAAACGTCAGGTTGAAAGTTTTAATGCCGAATTACTAGATCAAGAATTGGTACAAAACAACTACTACGCTAACTATAACTTAAGTACTAATTTTAACTTAGGTTGGTTTACACAACTCATGCACACGTCACAAAATGACGGGAACAAAAGAAACTTATTATTTACCTCATTGTATTATAACTTACTGCCAAAACCAGCATTAAAAGTGGGTGTGAATTATCAACACATTACGTTTAAAGAACAAGTACCAACCATTTACTTTAGCCCAGAAAAATTTAATGTGTATGAGGTGTTTATGAACGTGATTAAGAATGAAGACAGCTCAAAACCTAAATCATGGTTTTACAATTTAACGGCGGCTTATGGTTACCAATTTATTGAAGACGATGAAAAACAAAGCACGTATCGTTTTCAAGGAGCATTTGGTTATAAATTCTCAGAACGTAGTTTATTAAATGTGTATGGCACCCATAGTAATATTGCCTCTGCAACGGCTGCAGGTTTCACATTTACTGAAGTTGGCTTACGTTTTAAATGGCAGTTTATGAAGTAA
- a CDS encoding HNH endonuclease: MIRNYWNEEWKEIVFDDKISENEKFKISNYGRIINCKTDEEFLVKKYFINGYQNLPVKQKKNGKQTSRYVHKLVAEHFLKKNDGVCVIHLNYDKTDNRMENLKWATKREKELHQFSHPDWNEIVKKRSKNIGKLNAGKVKIIKRQLKNKNNRLKMIAKRFGVSDMQIHRIKTGENWSSVTE; this comes from the coding sequence ATGATACGAAATTATTGGAATGAAGAATGGAAAGAGATCGTATTTGATGACAAGATTTCTGAAAATGAAAAATTTAAAATATCAAATTACGGCAGAATTATAAATTGTAAAACTGACGAGGAATTTTTGGTTAAAAAATACTTTATAAACGGATATCAGAATTTACCAGTAAAACAAAAAAAGAACGGAAAACAGACCAGCAGATACGTACACAAACTTGTTGCGGAACATTTTCTGAAAAAAAATGACGGAGTCTGTGTTATTCATCTGAATTATGATAAAACCGACAATCGAATGGAAAATTTAAAATGGGCTACGAAAAGAGAAAAGGAATTGCATCAATTCAGCCATCCAGATTGGAACGAAATTGTAAAAAAAAGAAGTAAAAATATTGGTAAACTGAACGCGGGAAAAGTAAAAATTATCAAACGCCAATTAAAAAATAAAAATAACAGGCTTAAAATGATTGCCAAACGTTTTGGAGTTTCTGATATGCAAATACATAGAATAAAAACAGGCGAAAATTGGAGTTCTGTAACTGAATAA
- a CDS encoding YHYH protein has product MKIKLISMRFITLVLSFFVISLGMVSCNTDDDSDTDTDITDCVQQDLAEGSGVCDTQLAFDSSVSISIDGSDRIITTNSIPDHLVGTFINGDITEQNETYTITTNPVLTGNLTSLEGNNGPEYIFGILLDGVELDPIAAEPWPHSNLGVMDPDVNWDWNLEALNVPIGLDCNYSHVQPTGKYHHHGTPTLYDLVADADGTEMVQVGWAADGYPIYYKYAYTDADDSSSAVIEMTSSYELLTGDRPGDGVSAPCSEYNGAYSADYEYVDGLGTLDEANGRTGVTPEFPNGTFYYILTDGDSFPSIPRYFRGTPSDDFQQGPGN; this is encoded by the coding sequence ATGAAAATTAAACTAATATCAATGCGCTTTATTACATTAGTCTTATCATTTTTTGTGATATCTTTAGGTATGGTATCTTGTAATACTGATGATGACTCGGATACAGATACAGACATTACTGATTGTGTTCAACAAGACTTGGCAGAAGGAAGTGGTGTTTGTGATACACAATTAGCTTTTGATTCATCTGTATCAATTAGTATTGATGGATCTGATAGGATTATCACAACTAATAGTATTCCTGATCATTTAGTAGGGACCTTTATTAATGGAGATATTACCGAACAGAATGAAACTTATACAATAACTACAAATCCTGTACTTACGGGAAATTTAACTTCGCTAGAGGGCAATAATGGTCCTGAATATATTTTTGGAATCTTGTTAGACGGTGTAGAATTAGACCCTATTGCAGCTGAACCTTGGCCACATAGTAATCTTGGAGTTATGGATCCTGATGTAAATTGGGATTGGAATTTAGAAGCATTAAATGTTCCTATAGGTTTAGACTGTAACTACTCGCATGTTCAACCTACTGGTAAATATCATCATCATGGTACACCAACATTATATGATTTAGTTGCAGATGCAGACGGAACTGAAATGGTACAAGTTGGATGGGCAGCTGATGGATATCCTATTTATTATAAATACGCATATACAGATGCTGATGATAGTAGCTCTGCTGTTATAGAAATGACCTCAAGTTATGAATTATTAACAGGTGATAGACCTGGAGATGGTGTATCGGCACCTTGCTCTGAGTACAATGGTGCATATTCTGCAGATTACGAGTATGTTGATGGACTTGGAACTCTTGATGAGGCGAATGGAAGAACAGGTGTAACCCCTGAGTTTCCTAATGGTACATTTTATTATATATTGACTGATGGTGATTCTTTTCCAAGTATCCCAAGATACTTTAGAGGAACACCTTCTGATGACTTCCAACAAGGGCCAGGGAATTAA
- a CDS encoding IS3 family transposase, translated as MKTRNRAKGFASLSTIASCFGLKRDAYYKYKSRADKRLKLEQQIINIVSKKRKSLPREGVRKLMKSLDDEFTKANIKVGRDMLFNVLRKHNMLTLRKKTSARTTNSYHRFYKYKNIIKDLEVTRANQVWVSDITYIRTVKGFCYLALITDMYSRKIVGYDLSDSLELKGCVRALNKAIYQAKNIKQLIHHSDRGIQYCSNQYTQILKRKKIDISMTEENHCYENAMAERVNGILKDEFYLDQTFDNVAHAKRAAKNAINLYNEIRLHLSLDYKTPNMVYQLSA; from the coding sequence ATTAAAACTAGAAATAGAGCTAAGGGATTTGCTTCTTTATCTACTATAGCAAGTTGTTTTGGACTTAAACGTGATGCGTATTATAAATACAAATCTAGAGCTGATAAGCGTTTAAAACTAGAACAACAGATTATAAACATAGTCAGTAAAAAACGCAAATCCCTTCCTCGAGAAGGCGTACGTAAACTCATGAAATCATTAGATGATGAGTTTACAAAAGCCAACATTAAAGTTGGTAGAGATATGCTATTTAATGTCCTTAGAAAACATAATATGCTAACACTTAGAAAGAAAACTAGTGCAAGAACAACGAACTCGTATCATCGTTTTTATAAATATAAGAACATTATAAAAGACTTAGAAGTTACTAGAGCTAACCAAGTTTGGGTATCTGATATTACATACATCAGAACCGTAAAAGGGTTTTGTTATCTAGCCTTAATAACAGATATGTATTCTAGGAAAATTGTTGGTTATGATCTTAGTGATAGTTTGGAACTAAAAGGGTGTGTAAGAGCACTAAATAAGGCCATATATCAAGCCAAAAACATTAAACAACTTATTCATCATTCAGACAGAGGCATACAGTATTGTAGCAATCAATACACGCAAATACTAAAGAGAAAAAAGATAGATATCAGTATGACTGAAGAAAATCATTGTTACGAAAATGCCATGGCTGAGCGTGTAAACGGTATCTTAAAAGACGAGTTTTATCTCGACCAGACCTTTGATAACGTAGCACACGCTAAAAGAGCTGCAAAAAATGCAATTAATTTATACAACGAAATAAGATTACATTTATCTTTAGACTATAAAACACCAAATATGGTATATCAATTATCAGCGTAA
- a CDS encoding transposase — protein sequence MYKNDKVIRRYSEPFKLKILAELTTGKHTKSELCKLYSIAPTTVNEWIKKYNRKDLMNTRVKVETKDEISRIKALQKENEKLKKLLLKKDLDAMVEESYLEVAAEKLGYKNVQQLKKKLNI from the coding sequence ATGTACAAAAATGACAAAGTAATTAGACGGTATTCAGAACCATTTAAACTGAAAATTTTAGCGGAACTTACAACCGGAAAACACACAAAGAGCGAACTTTGTAAACTATACTCTATTGCACCTACAACAGTCAATGAGTGGATTAAAAAGTATAATCGTAAAGACTTAATGAACACCAGAGTAAAAGTGGAAACGAAAGACGAAATATCTAGAATCAAAGCATTGCAAAAAGAGAATGAAAAACTTAAAAAGCTACTGCTTAAAAAGGATCTGGATGCAATGGTAGAGGAATCTTATCTTGAAGTAGCTGCAGAAAAATTAGGATATAAAAATGTTCAGCAACTTAAAAAAAAACTCAATATCTAG
- a CDS encoding T9SS type A sorting domain-containing protein, which produces MKTFYTFKNQLLLIVLAVFSLNSQAQDIPFDCDYNAYLFQYNDVYAIDLASGNSYMVAEDIMPGNINGTAYNPADGFIWGYLKSPSKTIVKIGKNFSTTSYYIDELSDGSKYIGDISADGIYYLKGGGASYFKIDLNPESENYTQYQSTATLSQNITIHDWAFNAVDGQLYAVEKTSNILYRINPETSAVTALGVVPILSGLSYTYGAVYFDNEGRFYVSANETGTIYAIQAVQDLTGLNVIDANLFAFGPSSSSNDGARCPTAPVLQEICDNGIDDDGDGLIDCEDPSCSGFGMCDVIEAPTSSSNSGGLESNSRLSEQINARNFKRAKTGYKFNAAKAPKVRRSLTYASKNANSSFTLQDFVPLTSINEDEAVEASPSDLIGITNATEIYAVDYLKNNSAVASVLALKTENGVYEHTKYICDRLLGAELISVSTIDINEQQFIKSIIKNADGTYEFVLSLSAKVVNNDANFAVESHWNLDQYEADVTFYNFQIWSNTIDDLYTLGQEVLNLLDIQKPIESYNNSTPPTVFVRKGSYTNGGLDLQIINTNATESVTLDAGYRNTETEDFDNLNATIDLNGNYITNIRVDTGSLFDIGFRIGDGMATPDDLFMSDGPWGVDDSQDGTEVSLYNVTSNDFDFENTDYPIERNVELNATTNTYVGVYRALTPRFKAVDVTDYNSFKFSASGTGNLEITFVKESITDWEAQYKTTVALTNAQQEFTINIEDLQNNTTSAANLNDVVTLVFTMVSDDGTTASKVLDLRNIRFSQTSALSVSDYQQDVATLTAYPNPMTTQTTIQFTANQSETVQFVMYDQLGKQVYKQSYSAVTGKNNIEVTRNQLTSGLYFCRIISSQFNYDTFKLIIK; this is translated from the coding sequence ATGAAAACTTTTTACACTTTTAAAAATCAATTACTTCTTATCGTTTTAGCGGTATTTAGTTTGAATAGTCAAGCACAAGATATTCCTTTTGATTGCGATTATAATGCTTATTTATTTCAGTATAATGATGTCTATGCAATTGATTTAGCATCTGGTAACTCGTATATGGTAGCAGAAGATATTATGCCAGGTAATATTAATGGTACAGCCTATAACCCTGCCGATGGTTTTATTTGGGGGTATTTAAAGTCTCCGTCAAAAACAATTGTTAAAATTGGTAAAAACTTTTCAACCACATCGTATTATATAGATGAATTATCTGATGGTAGCAAGTATATCGGTGATATTAGTGCTGATGGTATTTATTATTTAAAAGGTGGTGGTGCATCGTATTTTAAAATAGATTTAAACCCAGAATCAGAAAACTATACGCAATACCAATCCACTGCGACCTTATCTCAGAATATTACTATTCACGATTGGGCATTTAATGCTGTAGATGGTCAATTATATGCCGTAGAAAAAACAAGTAATATTCTATACCGTATTAATCCAGAAACAAGTGCGGTTACCGCTTTAGGTGTCGTACCAATCTTATCGGGATTATCATATACTTATGGAGCGGTATACTTTGATAATGAAGGTCGTTTCTATGTTTCGGCTAACGAAACGGGAACTATATATGCAATACAAGCCGTTCAAGATTTAACAGGACTAAATGTGATTGATGCTAATTTATTCGCTTTCGGACCGTCTAGTTCTAGTAATGATGGAGCACGTTGCCCAACAGCACCAGTATTACAAGAAATTTGTGATAACGGGATTGATGATGATGGCGACGGACTTATAGATTGTGAAGATCCTTCATGTTCTGGTTTTGGAATGTGTGATGTGATTGAAGCACCAACATCGAGTTCAAATTCTGGTGGATTAGAAAGTAACAGCAGATTGTCTGAGCAAATTAATGCACGTAACTTTAAAAGAGCAAAAACAGGGTATAAATTTAATGCGGCAAAAGCACCTAAAGTAAGACGTAGTCTTACGTATGCTAGCAAAAATGCTAATTCTAGTTTTACATTACAAGATTTTGTGCCATTGACAAGTATTAATGAAGATGAAGCTGTTGAAGCATCACCATCAGATTTAATAGGTATTACGAATGCGACTGAAATTTACGCAGTAGATTACTTAAAAAACAATAGTGCTGTGGCTTCAGTTTTAGCTTTAAAAACAGAAAACGGTGTTTACGAACATACCAAATACATTTGCGACCGTTTGTTAGGAGCCGAATTAATTTCAGTATCTACCATAGATATCAACGAACAACAATTTATTAAATCTATAATTAAAAATGCAGATGGCACCTATGAATTTGTATTAAGCCTATCTGCCAAAGTGGTGAATAATGATGCTAATTTTGCTGTAGAGAGCCATTGGAATTTAGACCAATACGAAGCCGATGTGACCTTCTATAATTTCCAGATTTGGTCTAATACCATCGATGATTTATATACGCTAGGACAAGAAGTGTTAAACTTATTAGACATTCAAAAACCTATTGAAAGTTATAACAACTCAACACCACCAACTGTGTTTGTGAGAAAAGGAAGTTATACCAATGGAGGTTTAGATTTACAGATCATTAATACCAATGCTACAGAGAGCGTGACTTTAGACGCAGGTTACCGCAACACGGAAACAGAGGATTTTGATAATCTTAACGCAACTATCGATTTAAACGGAAACTATATTACCAACATCAGAGTTGATACTGGAAGCCTTTTTGATATCGGGTTTAGAATTGGAGATGGTATGGCAACACCAGATGATTTATTTATGTCTGATGGCCCTTGGGGAGTTGATGATTCTCAAGACGGAACTGAGGTTAGCTTATACAATGTGACGAGCAATGACTTTGATTTTGAAAACACAGATTACCCGATAGAACGTAATGTAGAATTAAATGCAACAACCAATACTTATGTTGGGGTCTACAGAGCATTAACACCACGCTTTAAGGCTGTAGATGTTACCGATTATAACAGTTTTAAATTTAGTGCAAGTGGTACAGGAAATCTTGAAATCACATTTGTAAAAGAGAGTATAACCGATTGGGAAGCGCAGTATAAAACAACGGTGGCTTTGACCAACGCCCAGCAAGAGTTTACCATTAATATTGAAGACTTACAAAACAACACCACGAGTGCAGCTAACTTAAATGATGTCGTTACCTTAGTCTTTACTATGGTGTCAGATGATGGCACAACAGCATCTAAAGTATTAGATTTGAGAAATATCCGTTTCTCACAAACTAGTGCGTTATCGGTGAGCGATTACCAACAAGATGTTGCTACGCTGACGGCGTATCCTAATCCAATGACCACGCAGACGACAATACAGTTTACTGCAAATCAAAGTGAAACTGTACAGTTTGTAATGTACGATCAGTTAGGGAAGCAAGTTTATAAGCAATCTTATAGCGCTGTAACAGGAAAAAACAATATAGAAGTGACACGAAATCAGCTAACTTCAGGCTTATATTTCTGTAGAATTATAAGTAGTCAGTTTAACTATGATACGTTTAAATTAATTATTAAATAA
- a CDS encoding LytR/AlgR family response regulator transcription factor, whose amino-acid sequence MNCIIIDDEATARAIIGQLCSNVDSLTVLEEFPNAMQAIKYLNQNEIDLIFLDIHMPDFTGFDFIETLKNPPKIILTTSDPNFAIQAFEYDCIVDYLVKPITPARFQKAIQKAEATPNKSSHTDESSSEKVESSSGNDLYVNIDRRLIKIDIPSIYLVEAKGDYIHVKTEDKNYTVHSTLKKIADKLPDNIFLKVHRSYIINVDKIIDIEDNSVLIKKDVIPVSRSNRPELMKRLNLL is encoded by the coding sequence ATGAATTGTATTATTATTGATGATGAGGCTACAGCAAGAGCAATCATAGGGCAGCTGTGCTCTAACGTAGATAGCTTAACTGTTTTAGAAGAATTTCCTAATGCCATGCAAGCCATAAAATATTTAAATCAGAATGAAATTGATTTAATATTTTTGGACATTCATATGCCCGATTTTACCGGCTTCGATTTTATTGAAACTTTAAAAAATCCACCAAAAATAATTCTAACCACTTCAGATCCTAATTTTGCGATTCAGGCGTTTGAGTACGATTGTATTGTGGACTATCTAGTAAAACCCATAACACCAGCACGTTTTCAAAAAGCCATTCAAAAAGCGGAAGCAACACCCAATAAATCTTCTCATACTGATGAGTCGTCTTCAGAAAAAGTAGAAAGCAGTTCTGGTAACGATTTGTATGTGAATATTGATAGACGTTTAATAAAAATTGATATTCCAAGTATTTATCTGGTAGAAGCAAAGGGAGATTATATTCATGTGAAAACTGAAGATAAAAATTACACGGTGCATTCAACCTTAAAAAAGATAGCCGATAAACTTCCTGATAATATCTTTTTAAAAGTACATCGTTCTTACATTATTAATGTCGATAAAATTATTGATATCGAAGATAATAGTGTGCTAATAAAGAAAGATGTTATTCCTGTGAGTCGTTCTAACCGACCAGAACTTATGAAACGTTTAAACTTGCTGTAA
- a CDS encoding Hpt domain-containing protein — MEQPNLSYIHSMSEGDKAFEQKLIAIINAEFPEEKKEYFKNLAAKNYKLTAGNVHKLKHKISILGLEKSYETAVAFETNLLEGSTTLQDEFESILTTMTNYLQQL, encoded by the coding sequence ATGGAGCAGCCTAATTTATCGTATATTCATAGTATGTCTGAAGGAGACAAAGCCTTTGAACAAAAGTTAATTGCTATTATAAATGCAGAGTTTCCAGAAGAAAAGAAGGAGTACTTTAAAAATCTTGCCGCTAAAAACTACAAACTTACTGCAGGAAACGTTCATAAACTTAAACATAAAATTAGTATTTTAGGCCTTGAGAAAAGTTATGAGACTGCAGTAGCATTCGAAACTAATTTACTAGAAGGCAGTACAACACTTCAAGACGAATTCGAATCTATTCTAACGACCATGACTAATTATTTACAACAGTTATAA
- a CDS encoding sensor histidine kinase — MNSLLKRQIRKYLSEDLKANKDLEKFLSAVDSSYDNFDEQSSMIQRAMSISSDELYAANKKLQNEAKEQKELIDKLKDVINTLKFYNLKDDEKADAVQLTGSELVDFIDDQTKEIIEMNKQKESLLNELAHQNQELSDYAHMVSHDLKSPLRSIDTLTAWLKADYKDAFDAHGENTLNLIRTNVEKMDTLINGILEYSTIGKDQMEVYDVDLNKLVDNILSIIQVPRHIKVTRTDLPIIKGDKHRLQQLFQNLIGNAIAYNDKDQGTVDVSFADKGEFWEFQIKDNGKGIEDIYFEKIFKTFEKLENNIESTGIGLSIVKKIVDLYGGKIWLNSKINEGTTFYFTLKKQPHGAA; from the coding sequence ATGAATTCGTTATTAAAGCGGCAAATACGAAAATATTTAAGTGAAGATTTAAAAGCGAATAAAGACTTAGAAAAATTTCTTTCTGCGGTGGATAGTTCTTACGATAATTTTGATGAACAATCGTCCATGATTCAAAGAGCCATGTCTATCAGCTCTGACGAATTATATGCGGCAAATAAAAAATTACAAAACGAAGCTAAAGAACAAAAAGAACTTATAGATAAATTAAAAGACGTTATTAATACTCTAAAGTTTTATAATCTTAAGGATGATGAAAAAGCAGATGCCGTACAGTTAACGGGCTCTGAATTGGTTGATTTTATTGATGATCAAACCAAAGAAATCATTGAGATGAATAAACAAAAGGAATCGCTTTTAAATGAACTTGCGCATCAGAATCAAGAGCTTAGTGATTATGCGCACATGGTTTCCCACGATTTAAAATCCCCTTTACGAAGTATAGATACTTTGACGGCTTGGTTAAAAGCCGATTATAAAGATGCTTTTGATGCGCATGGCGAAAACACACTGAATCTTATTAGAACGAATGTCGAAAAAATGGACACCTTAATTAACGGTATCTTAGAATATTCGACCATTGGCAAAGATCAGATGGAAGTTTACGATGTGGATTTGAATAAGTTGGTCGATAATATTTTAAGCATCATTCAAGTTCCTAGACATATAAAAGTGACAAGGACAGATTTACCCATTATTAAAGGAGATAAACACCGATTACAACAATTATTTCAAAATTTAATAGGAAATGCTATTGCTTACAATGATAAAGACCAAGGTACGGTAGACGTAAGCTTTGCAGATAAAGGTGAGTTTTGGGAATTTCAGATTAAAGATAACGGCAAAGGTATTGAAGATATCTACTTTGAGAAAATCTTTAAAACATTCGAAAAGCTTGAAAACAATATAGAATCGACTGGAATTGGTTTATCTATCGTTAAAAAAATTGTAGATTTATATGGTGGTAAAATCTGGCTAAACTCAAAAATAAATGAGGGTACTACTTTTTACTTCACATTAAAAAAACAACCTCATGGAGCAGCCTAA
- a CDS encoding FIST signal transduction protein: protein MKTVQLVKHANEDWVYIGENQKLQNPLVIVFGNRLLLESTSIYEEIKALFPDGHIVFGSACAEISSNTVNENSITITAIEFERSQFTIKTSNVLNTDLDSFKTGNDLIQQFPEDGLKYVFVVSEGSFINGSQLTKGMSAPSNNNLLITGGLCGDDTRFEKTLASYNENPKEGELVAIGFYGDSLEITFSIHGGWTPFGPERTVTKSEGNVLYELDGQPALDLYKTYLGDKAKDLPGAALLYPLNVKSTGDEQSIVRSILNINEDDNAVILAGDIKENSKVQLMMTNVDNIANASERAARQALEFRKNKPDIAFLVSCIGRKLVLDQRVEEEIDEVIEILGEGTTVTGFYSYGEIAPFHGETACQLHNQTMTITLISE from the coding sequence ATGAAAACAGTACAATTAGTTAAACACGCCAATGAAGATTGGGTATATATTGGTGAAAATCAAAAATTACAAAATCCTTTGGTTATCGTTTTTGGGAATCGACTTTTGTTAGAATCGACTTCTATTTATGAAGAGATTAAGGCATTATTTCCAGATGGACATATTGTTTTTGGTTCGGCTTGTGCTGAAATTTCTTCAAATACAGTGAATGAAAATAGCATAACGATAACGGCTATCGAATTTGAGAGAAGTCAATTTACCATTAAGACCAGTAATGTCCTTAATACCGATTTAGACAGCTTTAAAACCGGAAATGATTTAATTCAACAGTTTCCAGAAGACGGTTTAAAATATGTATTTGTTGTTTCGGAAGGGAGTTTTATCAACGGAAGCCAGTTGACCAAAGGCATGAGTGCACCTAGTAATAATAATCTTTTAATTACAGGGGGTTTGTGTGGTGATGACACCCGATTTGAAAAAACCTTAGCGTCCTATAACGAAAATCCTAAAGAAGGCGAGTTGGTTGCTATTGGTTTTTATGGCGACTCTTTAGAAATTACATTCTCTATTCATGGTGGATGGACGCCTTTTGGACCCGAAAGAACCGTAACAAAATCAGAAGGCAACGTGCTTTATGAATTAGATGGCCAGCCAGCTTTAGATTTATATAAAACCTATTTGGGAGATAAAGCCAAGGATTTACCTGGTGCTGCTTTATTGTATCCGTTAAATGTGAAATCTACAGGCGATGAACAATCTATTGTACGTTCTATTTTAAATATAAATGAAGACGACAACGCCGTTATTTTAGCAGGTGATATAAAAGAAAATTCTAAAGTGCAATTAATGATGACTAATGTCGATAATATTGCAAATGCCTCAGAGCGTGCTGCGAGACAGGCCTTAGAATTTAGAAAAAATAAACCCGACATTGCTTTTTTAGTCAGTTGTATTGGTCGTAAGTTAGTTTTAGACCAGCGTGTAGAAGAAGAAATTGATGAGGTCATAGAAATTTTAGGCGAAGGCACAACGGTAACTGGGTTTTATTCTTACGGAGAAATAGCACCTTTTCATGGAGAAACTGCTTGCCAATTGCACAACCAAACTATGACGATAACATTAATAAGTGAATAA